The following are encoded together in the Aciduricibacillus chroicocephali genome:
- the dprA gene encoding DNA-processing protein DprA, with product MRLQEQIREEQKRIKILTWFDREYPPLLRLIKDAPLILYVLGRDHLLIQPAISVIGTRNPSAGSSHKTAAIVDPLTKAGFCIVSGLASGIDAQAHERALTVGGKTIAVLGSGFNYIYPRNHLPLSKMIANTGLLLSEYPPDTPPKKYHFPERNRIISGLSFGVVVIEALSRSGTMITVDQALDQGREVYAMPDSLFLPQSAGCHDLIGQGAKLVTCGSDITKDWVDFGARQYEPHLKHFVHTFDKSD from the coding sequence ATGAGATTGCAAGAACAGATTCGGGAAGAACAGAAGCGTATTAAAATATTAACGTGGTTTGACCGCGAGTATCCTCCCTTGCTGCGATTAATAAAAGATGCTCCGCTCATCCTTTACGTTTTAGGTCGTGACCATCTGTTAATACAGCCAGCAATCAGTGTTATTGGAACACGTAATCCGTCGGCAGGGAGCTCTCATAAAACAGCTGCGATTGTTGATCCACTTACAAAGGCAGGCTTTTGCATTGTAAGCGGGCTTGCGAGTGGAATAGATGCCCAGGCACATGAACGCGCTCTTACTGTAGGAGGAAAGACAATCGCTGTACTAGGCTCAGGTTTTAACTACATTTATCCGCGAAATCATCTGCCTCTTTCAAAAATGATTGCCAATACTGGTTTACTGCTATCTGAATATCCCCCGGATACTCCGCCGAAAAAGTATCATTTTCCAGAAAGAAACAGGATTATTAGTGGGCTATCCTTCGGAGTTGTTGTAATAGAAGCACTTTCAAGAAGCGGTACAATGATTACAGTAGATCAGGCACTTGATCAGGGAAGGGAGGTTTATGCCATGCCAGATTCCCTGTTTCTTCCTCAATCTGCAGGTTGTCACGACTTGATTGGGCAAGGCGCGAAGCTTGTTACATGTGGGTCAGATATCACTAAGGACTGGGTGGATTTTGGGGCAAGGCAGTATGAACCTCATCTTAAGCACTTTGTGCATACATTTGACAAAAGTGATTGA
- a CDS encoding ribonuclease HII, which produces MEKKSISEIKTLLEEKPPSAAFLAQLKEDPRKGVQQILTKLQKKQEKETELRNQFIQMCLFENRQRERGYRFIAGIDEAGRGPLAGPVTAAAVILPEGFFLPGLNDSKKLTEKQRDHYAAVIKEEAVSWHVSVIEAGEIDRINIFEATKKAMLTAIERLQPEPEFCLIDAVRLTYLRCPSESIEKGDARSVSIAAASILAKTERDRIMLALHEIYPQYRFDSNKGYGTKDHLEGLAKFGPSPCHRQSFSPVAQATTIHQKG; this is translated from the coding sequence ATGGAGAAAAAATCAATTTCAGAAATTAAGACATTGCTGGAAGAAAAGCCGCCTAGTGCGGCTTTTCTTGCACAATTAAAAGAAGATCCGCGCAAAGGTGTACAGCAAATTCTTACAAAGCTGCAGAAAAAGCAGGAAAAAGAAACGGAACTGCGCAACCAATTTATACAGATGTGCCTATTTGAGAATCGGCAGAGGGAAAGAGGATACCGTTTTATTGCGGGTATCGATGAGGCAGGCCGCGGTCCTCTCGCAGGTCCTGTGACAGCAGCAGCCGTTATTCTTCCGGAAGGTTTCTTTTTGCCGGGTTTGAATGATTCAAAAAAACTTACTGAGAAACAAAGGGACCATTATGCTGCAGTTATAAAAGAAGAGGCTGTTTCTTGGCATGTTTCAGTCATTGAAGCAGGGGAGATTGACCGAATCAATATATTTGAAGCTACAAAAAAAGCAATGCTTACAGCAATTGAGCGCTTGCAGCCTGAGCCGGAATTTTGCTTGATAGATGCAGTACGACTTACATATCTCCGCTGTCCCTCGGAGTCAATTGAAAAGGGAGATGCAAGAAGTGTTTCGATTGCTGCCGCGAGTATTTTGGCAAAAACGGAGCGCGACCGCATTATGCTAGCGTTGCATGAAATCTATCCCCAATATAGATTTGATTCCAATAAAGGCTACGGAACAAAAGACCATCTTGAAGGTCTTGCGAAGTTCGGCCCTTCTCCATGTCATCGCCAATCTTTCTCGCCGGTAGCACAGGCGACAACAATACACCAAAAAGGATGA
- the sucD gene encoding succinate--CoA ligase subunit alpha yields MSILINRDTRVIVQGITGSAAHFHAEQMLDYGTKIVAGVTPGKGGKNVLDIPVYNTVREAQDKSNADASVIYVPAPFAADAIMEAAEAGIKLLICITEHIPVLDMIKAKTFVKEKGAILIGPNCPGVITPEECKIGIMPGHIHKKGSVGVVSRSGTLTYEAVHQLTEHGLGQSTAVGIGGDPVSGTHFIDILQAFENDSETTAVLMIGEIGGTQEEEAAYWIRDNMTKPVACFIAGKTAPPGKRMGHAGAIISGGKGTAADKIKTLKECGITVAESPAEMADALIKAMSLAKS; encoded by the coding sequence ATGAGCATTTTGATCAACCGAGATACTAGAGTGATTGTACAGGGGATAACAGGATCTGCCGCTCATTTTCATGCAGAACAAATGCTTGATTACGGTACCAAAATCGTTGCAGGTGTGACACCAGGAAAAGGCGGCAAAAATGTGCTCGATATACCTGTTTACAATACAGTAAGAGAAGCACAGGATAAAAGCAATGCCGACGCTTCAGTTATCTATGTACCAGCTCCGTTTGCAGCTGATGCAATTATGGAGGCAGCAGAAGCTGGCATTAAACTGCTCATTTGCATAACAGAGCATATACCTGTGTTGGACATGATTAAAGCAAAGACCTTTGTTAAAGAAAAGGGTGCCATTTTAATTGGTCCAAATTGTCCAGGAGTTATTACGCCGGAAGAGTGTAAAATTGGCATTATGCCCGGACATATACACAAAAAAGGTTCTGTTGGGGTTGTTTCTCGTTCTGGTACATTGACCTATGAGGCTGTACATCAGCTGACTGAACATGGTCTGGGCCAATCTACTGCTGTAGGAATCGGGGGAGATCCTGTAAGTGGGACTCATTTTATCGATATTCTGCAGGCTTTTGAGAATGATAGCGAAACAACTGCTGTTCTCATGATTGGTGAAATTGGCGGTACACAGGAAGAAGAAGCGGCTTATTGGATCAGGGACAATATGACGAAGCCAGTCGCTTGTTTTATTGCGGGAAAAACTGCACCACCTGGGAAGAGAATGGGGCATGCAGGCGCCATTATAAGCGGTGGCAAGGGTACGGCAGCAGATAAAATTAAAACTTTAAAAGAATGCGGTATTACAGTTGCAGAATCTCCGGCAGAGATGGCCGACGCATTAATTAAAGCGATGAGTTTAGCGAAATCTTGA
- the xerC gene encoding tyrosine recombinase XerC — protein sequence MKPVHKSELQRLFKDYLQVEKNASPHTVQAYLKDLADFFQFMDAEGLLLEDIDQHSTRLFLTELYERKLSRRSVSRKISSLRSFFRFLEREKVVSANPFVVLSLPKQDKPVPGFLYGEELDSLFKVNDLSKPLGQRDQAILETLYGAGLRVSEIAGLELRHLDLSTCTLLVRGKGSKERYVPFGEYARVALERYIYQGREVLLGKAEKITEMLFLNNRGGALTERGIRLILKKMVEKTALSIHVHPHKLRHTFATHLLNEGADLRSVQELLGHSSLSSTQIYTHVTKDRLRKVYMNSHPRA from the coding sequence GTGAAGCCCGTTCACAAATCGGAACTGCAACGGCTATTCAAAGATTATTTGCAAGTTGAGAAGAATGCCTCACCGCATACAGTCCAGGCCTATTTAAAAGACCTTGCTGATTTTTTTCAGTTCATGGATGCGGAAGGCTTACTATTGGAAGATATTGATCAACATTCCACCCGCTTGTTTTTAACTGAATTGTACGAGAGAAAGCTGAGTCGCAGATCGGTGTCGCGTAAGATATCCAGTTTGCGCAGCTTTTTTAGATTTTTGGAACGGGAGAAGGTTGTTTCTGCCAATCCTTTTGTTGTGCTTTCTTTGCCTAAGCAAGATAAGCCTGTGCCAGGTTTCTTGTATGGAGAAGAGCTTGATTCATTGTTCAAAGTAAACGATTTATCAAAACCGCTTGGACAAAGAGATCAGGCTATCCTAGAGACTTTGTATGGAGCAGGGTTGCGAGTCAGTGAGATTGCAGGACTGGAACTGCGTCATCTTGACTTGTCGACATGTACACTACTTGTCAGAGGTAAAGGCAGCAAAGAACGCTATGTGCCTTTTGGTGAATACGCTAGGGTAGCACTTGAGCGCTACATATATCAGGGCCGGGAAGTACTGCTCGGAAAAGCTGAAAAAATTACTGAAATGCTTTTCTTGAATAACCGCGGAGGGGCTCTGACTGAACGGGGTATCAGACTTATTTTGAAAAAAATGGTTGAAAAAACAGCACTTTCAATTCATGTCCATCCTCATAAACTGCGCCATACTTTTGCAACACATTTGCTTAATGAAGGCGCTGATTTACGGTCGGTTCAAGAGCTTCTTGGGCACTCGAGTCTGTCTTCAACGCAAATTTATACGCATGTTACGAAGGACCGGCTGCGTAAAGTATATATGAACAGCCATCCGAGAGCATAA
- the sucC gene encoding ADP-forming succinate--CoA ligase subunit beta: protein MNIHEYQAKEILKSKGIPVPIGFPAMTKEEADNAIDGMDAQVIVVKAQIHAGGRGKAGGVKICHTKEDAKAAAAELLDRELITKQTGPVGKVVRRLLIEEGCEIEREFYLSVAMDRSQSKIVLIGSAAGGMNIEEIAKKEPEKICRETVDPAFGLSDFQARRLAFAMGLPAALARSGASFITKLYKLFVDHDCTIAEINPLIVTKGNELVALDAKLSFDDNALYRHPELNELKDETEENQREKEAAEHELSYIALDGNIGCMVNGAGLAMATMDIIRHHGGTPANFLDVGGDATVEKVTEAFKIILKDRNVKGIFVNIFGGIMKCDIIASGIVEAARATNLQLPLVVRLEGTNSVEGKRILSESDLTIIPADSLGGGAGKIVSLVR from the coding sequence ATGAACATACATGAATATCAGGCGAAAGAAATATTAAAAAGTAAAGGTATTCCCGTGCCGATCGGCTTTCCTGCAATGACAAAGGAAGAAGCCGACAATGCCATTGATGGTATGGATGCACAGGTCATAGTTGTAAAAGCACAAATTCATGCAGGCGGCAGAGGAAAAGCTGGCGGGGTCAAAATCTGTCATACGAAGGAAGATGCAAAGGCGGCCGCTGCTGAGCTGCTGGATAGAGAGCTTATTACGAAGCAGACAGGTCCAGTAGGAAAAGTAGTTCGCAGATTGCTAATTGAAGAAGGCTGCGAAATAGAGCGTGAATTTTACTTAAGTGTGGCAATGGATCGTTCTCAATCGAAAATTGTTTTAATCGGCTCTGCAGCAGGTGGAATGAATATAGAAGAAATAGCCAAAAAAGAACCAGAGAAAATTTGCCGCGAAACAGTGGACCCGGCATTTGGACTCTCGGATTTCCAGGCACGCCGCCTTGCGTTTGCGATGGGATTGCCCGCAGCTTTGGCGAGAAGTGGAGCTAGTTTTATAACGAAGCTTTACAAGTTATTCGTTGATCACGATTGTACTATTGCAGAAATTAACCCTCTAATTGTTACTAAGGGTAACGAGCTAGTAGCCTTGGACGCTAAGTTGAGTTTTGATGATAACGCATTGTATAGACACCCTGAACTGAATGAGCTGAAGGATGAAACTGAAGAGAATCAGCGTGAAAAGGAAGCGGCCGAACACGAACTCAGCTATATTGCATTAGATGGCAATATTGGCTGTATGGTTAACGGAGCAGGACTTGCAATGGCTACCATGGATATTATTCGTCATCATGGTGGTACACCGGCAAATTTCCTTGATGTTGGTGGAGATGCTACAGTAGAAAAAGTAACTGAAGCATTTAAGATCATTTTGAAAGATCGGAATGTGAAGGGGATTTTTGTTAACATTTTTGGCGGCATTATGAAATGTGACATCATTGCATCTGGGATTGTTGAAGCAGCAAGAGCTACAAACCTTCAGCTGCCACTCGTTGTCAGATTAGAAGGGACAAATTCTGTAGAAGGGAAAAGAATTCTTTCTGAATCTGATTTAACGATCATTCCGGCTGATTCGCTTGGTGGAGGAGCAGGAAAAATTGTATCACTTGTCCGTTGA
- the hslU gene encoding ATP-dependent protease ATPase subunit HslU, with protein MALDLTPRQIVEQLDRYIVGQSKAKKSVAVALRNRYRRMKLEGQLKEEIIPKNIMMMGPTGVGKTEIARRLAKLAGAPFIKVEATKYTEVGYVGRDVESMVRDLVEMSVRMVREEKMESVRSQAEEEANNRLVKLLVPEAKKSASMKNPFEMLFGGDSYSSDQEDEKPDEEISSRRNRIRHQLEMGELEDHMVTIEIEDQSPSSMFDMLHGSGMEQMGMNMNDAFGSFMPKRRKKRRVPVAEARKLLAQEEAAKLVDSDEASQEAVQRAEQSGIIFIDEIDKIAAKGEQSANVSREGVQRDILPIVEGSTITTKYGPVRTEHMLFIAAGAFHMAKPSDLIPELQGRFPIRVELDKLSIEDFQRILREPSNALLKQYAALLETEGINIIFTDEAIERIAQIAHEVNQETDNIGARRLHTILEKLLEDLSFEAPDIHMSEIKITASYVDDKLNDIARNKDLSRFIL; from the coding sequence ATGGCATTGGATTTGACCCCGCGGCAAATTGTTGAACAATTGGATCGTTATATTGTTGGCCAGTCTAAAGCTAAGAAATCTGTGGCAGTTGCGCTTCGTAACAGATACCGAAGAATGAAACTGGAGGGCCAGCTCAAGGAGGAAATCATTCCAAAGAACATTATGATGATGGGTCCTACTGGAGTCGGCAAAACAGAAATTGCCAGACGGTTGGCCAAACTTGCTGGTGCACCATTCATCAAAGTTGAGGCGACCAAGTATACAGAAGTTGGGTACGTAGGGCGCGACGTGGAATCCATGGTTCGTGATCTCGTTGAAATGTCCGTTCGAATGGTTAGAGAGGAAAAAATGGAGAGTGTCCGATCACAAGCTGAGGAAGAGGCGAACAATCGTCTTGTTAAGCTGCTCGTTCCGGAAGCGAAAAAGTCGGCATCAATGAAGAATCCTTTTGAAATGCTTTTTGGCGGGGATTCATACTCTTCTGATCAGGAAGACGAAAAACCAGATGAAGAAATCAGCTCTCGTCGAAATCGTATCAGGCATCAGCTTGAGATGGGCGAACTTGAAGACCATATGGTTACCATTGAGATTGAGGATCAATCGCCATCCTCCATGTTTGATATGCTGCATGGTTCGGGTATGGAGCAAATGGGAATGAATATGAATGACGCCTTTGGTTCGTTTATGCCAAAGCGCCGAAAAAAACGCCGTGTTCCTGTTGCAGAAGCTAGAAAGCTTCTTGCTCAAGAGGAAGCAGCCAAGCTTGTGGATAGTGATGAGGCATCACAGGAAGCTGTACAGCGTGCGGAACAGTCAGGGATCATTTTCATTGATGAAATTGATAAGATTGCTGCCAAAGGTGAACAAAGTGCTAATGTTTCAAGAGAAGGAGTTCAGCGGGATATACTGCCAATTGTTGAAGGCTCCACTATCACAACAAAATATGGTCCGGTAAGAACCGAGCATATGCTGTTTATTGCGGCTGGGGCGTTCCATATGGCAAAACCTTCTGATCTTATCCCCGAGCTACAAGGTCGCTTCCCAATCCGAGTTGAGCTGGATAAACTATCTATTGAAGACTTTCAGCGTATACTTAGAGAACCTTCGAACGCTCTGTTGAAACAATATGCAGCATTGTTGGAAACTGAGGGGATAAATATAATCTTTACTGACGAAGCTATAGAAAGAATTGCACAAATTGCTCATGAAGTTAATCAGGAGACCGACAATATTGGCGCAAGGAGACTTCACACAATATTGGAAAAACTTTTGGAAGACCTTTCTTTTGAAGCGCCGGATATTCATATGTCAGAAATAAAGATCACCGCATCTTATGTTGATGACAAATTAAATGACATAGCAAGAAACAAAGATTTAAGCCGCTTTATTTTATAG
- the hslV gene encoding HslVU peptidase proteolytic subunit, translated as MCGDGQVTLGNSIVMKHTAKKVRRLFNGKVLAGFAGSVADAFTLFEKFEAKLETFDGNLSRAAVELAKEWRSDQVLRKLEAMLIVMDAEKMLLVSGTGEVIEPDDGILAIGSGGNFALSAGRALKQHAPHLSAEDIAKAALGIAADICVFTNHQLVLEVL; from the coding sequence ATGTGCGGAGACGGCCAAGTGACACTCGGTAATTCTATTGTCATGAAGCATACAGCCAAAAAGGTACGACGTTTATTTAATGGCAAGGTTCTGGCGGGGTTTGCCGGATCAGTTGCCGATGCTTTCACACTATTTGAAAAGTTTGAGGCCAAACTTGAAACGTTCGACGGCAATCTTTCCCGGGCTGCTGTAGAACTAGCGAAAGAATGGAGAAGTGATCAAGTATTGCGCAAGCTTGAAGCAATGCTTATCGTCATGGATGCGGAGAAAATGCTTCTTGTTTCTGGGACGGGTGAAGTAATTGAACCCGATGACGGAATTCTAGCCATTGGTTCCGGCGGCAATTTTGCCTTGAGTGCCGGCAGGGCTTTGAAACAGCATGCCCCACATTTATCGGCGGAAGATATTGCAAAAGCAGCGTTAGGTATCGCAGCAGATATCTGTGTGTTCACGAATCACCAGCTTGTGCTGGAAGTTCTTTAA
- the ylqF gene encoding ribosome biogenesis GTPase YlqF, translating to MTIQWFPGHMAKARREVSEKLKLVDFVIELVDARAPASTENPMLKEVIKDKPKLVVMMKRDLADEEMTRRWLDFYENSARAISIDANNKMDIKKLIQMAKQLGDDKMEKLQKKGIQPRPARAMIVGIPNVGKSTLINRLVNKKAAKTGDRPGITKQQLWVKVGNDFELLDTPGILWPKFEDEEVAYRLAAIGTIKDQLLPLQDVAAHVITYGQEHYEHMIEERYGITSDMHDMWDIFTLIGKKFGALESGGHVNFEKVANIVLRDLRTGRLGKITLEQV from the coding sequence ATGACAATTCAATGGTTCCCGGGACATATGGCCAAGGCAAGACGGGAAGTTTCTGAAAAATTAAAGCTCGTCGATTTTGTCATTGAACTTGTTGACGCCCGTGCACCTGCCTCAACCGAAAATCCAATGTTGAAGGAAGTAATCAAAGATAAGCCAAAACTTGTCGTCATGATGAAGAGAGATCTTGCTGATGAGGAAATGACGAGACGCTGGCTTGATTTTTATGAGAATTCGGCGCGTGCCATCTCCATTGATGCTAACAATAAAATGGATATAAAAAAACTGATCCAAATGGCTAAACAACTTGGTGATGACAAAATGGAAAAACTTCAAAAAAAGGGTATCCAGCCACGACCTGCTCGAGCAATGATCGTCGGAATTCCTAACGTAGGGAAATCGACTCTGATCAACCGACTTGTCAACAAAAAGGCAGCAAAAACAGGTGACCGCCCTGGTATTACGAAGCAACAACTTTGGGTGAAAGTAGGAAATGATTTTGAGCTTCTTGATACACCAGGTATTCTATGGCCGAAATTCGAAGATGAAGAGGTAGCGTATCGACTTGCTGCGATTGGTACTATTAAAGATCAGCTTCTGCCGCTTCAGGATGTAGCTGCTCATGTAATCACGTATGGTCAAGAACATTATGAGCATATGATAGAAGAACGCTATGGAATTACAAGTGACATGCACGATATGTGGGATATATTTACACTCATTGGCAAGAAGTTTGGTGCGCTTGAAAGCGGCGGCCATGTCAATTTTGAAAAAGTAGCGAATATTGTGCTTCGCGATCTTCGGACAGGTAGACTTGGCAAAATTACTCTCGAACAAGTTTAG
- the topA gene encoding type I DNA topoisomerase gives MSDYLVIVESPAKAKTIERYLGKKYTVKASMGHVIDLPKSQMAVDVEDGYKPKYITIRGKGDILKDLKKSAKKAKKIYLAADPDREGEAIAWHLAHALNVDEDSDCRVVFNEITKDAIKESFKHPRSINKDLVDAQQARRILDRLVGYNISPLLWKKVKKGLSAGRVQSVAVKMIIDREREIENFEPEEYWSIEALFEKDGENFEGSFYGINGKKHDLKTEDDVKEIMNAMSGSKFDISKVNKRERKRNPSLPFTTSSLQQEAARKLNFRAKKTMMVAQQLYEGIDLGRKAGGITGLITYMRTDSTRISETAKAEARGFIEEQYGKEYLGTKTGSGKQKEGAQDAHEAVRPTSVSRTPQSLKGILSNDQLKLYKLIYERFLASQMASAIMDTMTVHLLNGEVEFRATGSKVKFKGFMKVYVEGSDDNKKEEEKFLPQLEEGMTADAKEINPNQHFTQPPPRYTEARLVKTMEELGIGRPSTYAPTLDTIQRRGYVSMDNKRFIPTELGTIVNEVMQDFFPEIIDAEFTVKMEGDLDTVEEGKLQWIDLIDGFYQGFSKRLEKAEIEMDKIEIRDEPAGIDCEECGHEMVYKMGRYGKFLACSNFPDCRNTKPILKEIGVKCPKCKEGNVVERKSKKRRVFYGCDRFPDCDFVSWDKPIARPCPKCSGLLVEKKGKKETQIQCVECDYKEVAQKA, from the coding sequence ATGTCAGATTATCTGGTAATCGTGGAATCGCCTGCAAAAGCGAAGACGATCGAACGATACCTTGGAAAGAAATATACAGTGAAAGCATCTATGGGGCATGTCATCGATTTGCCTAAGAGCCAAATGGCTGTGGATGTTGAAGATGGCTATAAACCGAAATATATTACGATTCGCGGAAAAGGCGATATCCTAAAAGACTTGAAGAAATCCGCAAAAAAAGCGAAAAAAATATATCTAGCGGCTGACCCCGACAGAGAAGGGGAAGCAATTGCCTGGCATCTTGCCCATGCATTGAATGTAGATGAAGATTCCGATTGTCGTGTTGTATTTAATGAAATTACTAAAGATGCAATAAAGGAGTCTTTCAAACATCCGAGGTCAATTAATAAAGATCTTGTAGATGCTCAACAGGCGCGTCGTATTCTTGACCGGCTTGTCGGTTATAATATCAGTCCATTATTATGGAAGAAAGTGAAGAAAGGCTTAAGTGCTGGCCGAGTTCAGTCGGTGGCCGTTAAGATGATCATCGACCGAGAACGGGAAATCGAGAACTTCGAACCTGAAGAGTATTGGTCTATCGAAGCACTGTTTGAAAAAGATGGTGAAAACTTTGAAGGCAGCTTCTATGGCATAAACGGTAAAAAGCATGATCTTAAGACAGAAGACGATGTCAAGGAAATCATGAATGCTATGTCTGGAAGCAAGTTTGACATCAGTAAGGTAAACAAAAGAGAACGTAAGAGAAATCCATCACTTCCATTTACAACTTCATCTCTCCAGCAGGAGGCTGCACGCAAGCTGAACTTCCGAGCCAAGAAAACGATGATGGTAGCTCAGCAGCTTTACGAAGGAATTGACCTTGGGAGAAAAGCCGGAGGAATTACAGGTCTTATCACGTACATGCGTACAGACTCTACACGTATTTCTGAGACGGCAAAAGCTGAAGCACGCGGTTTCATCGAGGAACAATATGGAAAAGAATACCTCGGTACGAAAACTGGAAGCGGGAAGCAGAAGGAGGGCGCACAGGATGCACACGAAGCAGTACGCCCTACATCAGTCTCTAGGACACCACAATCACTGAAAGGCATCCTTTCCAATGACCAATTGAAACTTTATAAATTGATCTATGAACGTTTCCTTGCAAGCCAGATGGCGTCAGCAATTATGGATACGATGACAGTCCATTTGCTAAATGGCGAAGTTGAATTCCGGGCAACTGGCTCAAAGGTCAAGTTCAAAGGCTTTATGAAAGTATATGTCGAAGGCAGTGATGATAATAAAAAGGAAGAGGAAAAATTCCTTCCACAGCTTGAAGAAGGCATGACCGCTGATGCTAAGGAAATCAACCCGAATCAGCATTTCACGCAGCCGCCTCCAAGATATACAGAAGCAAGGCTTGTAAAGACTATGGAAGAGCTTGGAATTGGTAGACCGTCCACATACGCGCCAACGCTTGACACAATTCAGCGCCGTGGTTACGTGAGCATGGATAATAAACGTTTCATTCCTACTGAGCTAGGGACGATCGTAAATGAGGTCATGCAGGATTTCTTCCCGGAAATCATTGATGCTGAATTTACTGTAAAAATGGAAGGCGACCTTGATACAGTAGAAGAGGGCAAACTACAATGGATTGATTTGATAGACGGATTTTATCAAGGCTTTTCGAAAAGGCTTGAAAAAGCGGAAATTGAAATGGATAAGATTGAAATCCGTGATGAACCGGCTGGAATCGACTGTGAAGAATGCGGCCATGAGATGGTTTATAAAATGGGACGCTACGGCAAGTTTCTCGCTTGTTCAAACTTCCCAGATTGCCGGAATACGAAGCCAATTCTAAAAGAAATTGGAGTCAAATGTCCGAAATGCAAAGAAGGCAATGTTGTAGAACGAAAATCGAAAAAGCGCCGAGTATTTTATGGGTGTGACCGTTTCCCTGATTGTGACTTTGTATCTTGGGATAAACCAATCGCCCGGCCATGTCCGAAATGTTCAGGCCTGCTTGTTGAGAAGAAAGGCAAGAAGGAAACACAGATTCAATGTGTGGAATGTGACTACAAAGAAGTGGCACAAAAAGCATAA
- a CDS encoding EscU/YscU/HrcU family type III secretion system export apparatus switch protein: protein MNEQRKKAVALKYDTQQHTAPKVAATGKGLTAENIIQKAKESNVPIMEDASLVELLGKLDINQAIPEELYQAVAEVFAYIYKTDQDIGRKKHS, encoded by the coding sequence ATGAATGAGCAGCGAAAAAAAGCAGTAGCGCTCAAATATGATACTCAGCAGCATACCGCTCCTAAGGTTGCGGCTACGGGAAAAGGGCTTACGGCTGAGAATATTATCCAAAAAGCGAAAGAGAGCAATGTACCGATTATGGAAGATGCTTCGCTTGTTGAATTGCTTGGGAAATTGGATATCAATCAAGCAATTCCAGAAGAACTTTATCAGGCAGTTGCTGAAGTGTTTGCCTACATTTACAAGACAGACCAGGACATAGGCCGCAAAAAACATTCATGA
- the lepB gene encoding signal peptidase I, whose amino-acid sequence MTETKNKNEWWEWIKAILIALVIFGVVKIFLFEPIVVDGPSMQPTLHNRDHMIVNKIGYKIGEPHRFDVIVFHASDKKDFIKRVIGLPGDHVAYKDNQLYINGKKKNEPFFDKLKDRPLTNDFQLEDLPGAYETIPKGYVFVLGDNRTNSTDSRIIGLIPMDKIVGKTSVIYWPINRMQILGE is encoded by the coding sequence ATGACTGAAACGAAGAACAAAAACGAGTGGTGGGAATGGATCAAGGCAATTTTAATTGCTCTTGTTATATTTGGTGTTGTAAAGATCTTTCTATTCGAACCAATTGTAGTGGATGGCCCTTCGATGCAGCCGACCCTTCACAATCGTGACCATATGATAGTGAACAAGATTGGATATAAGATTGGTGAACCGCATCGTTTTGACGTCATTGTTTTTCACGCTTCTGATAAAAAAGATTTTATAAAACGTGTCATTGGACTTCCAGGAGACCACGTTGCCTATAAAGACAACCAACTTTATATAAATGGGAAGAAAAAAAATGAGCCGTTTTTTGACAAATTGAAAGATAGACCGCTTACAAATGATTTTCAGCTTGAAGATCTGCCAGGAGCATATGAAACGATTCCGAAAGGTTATGTGTTTGTACTTGGTGATAACCGTACGAACTCTACTGATTCACGGATAATCGGTCTTATTCCGATGGATAAGATAGTCGGTAAAACGAGTGTTATCTACTGGCCAATAAACCGAATGCAAATTTTGGGGGAATAA